The following are encoded in a window of Dysidea avara chromosome 4, odDysAvar1.4, whole genome shotgun sequence genomic DNA:
- the LOC136252542 gene encoding uncharacterized protein, whose amino-acid sequence MTEESDDEVEGVVRRHQLSWASDELQELKATLDQRILEADTISGRFRCKSKVDSTLSALPPPLQPVQWAVVQQDEGRREYDDHYLEHDEMDTTDIINSSGHMIEFPDDTELRITPTRSGRSSNNSSGSSSRSNPARSNPGIPGRRLVDLITSTPQ is encoded by the exons ATGACAGAGGAGAGTGATGACGAAGTGGAGGGAGTTGTAAGACGTCATCAGCTGTCTTGGGCATCTGATG AACTTCAAGAGTTGAAGGCAACGTTAGATCAACGTATACTTGAAGCTGACACCATTTCTGGGAGGTTTAGATGCAAATCCAAAGTTGACAGCACTTTGTCTGCCCTGCCACCTCCTTTGCAGCCAGTGCAGTGGGCAGTTGTGCAGCAAGATGAAGGCCG GAGGGAGTATGATGACCATTATCTTGAACATGATGAAATggatactacagatatcataaATTCATCTGG ACACATGATTGAATTTCCTGACGACACAGAATTACGAATCACTCCTACCag GTCAGGTAGAAGTAGTAACAACAGCTCAGGCAGCTCAAGCAGAAGTAACCCAGCTAGGTCCAACCCAGGCATTCCAGGTAGGAGGCTAGTGGATTTGATCACTAGTACTCCCCAATAA